The following DNA comes from Hordeum vulgare subsp. vulgare chromosome 3H, MorexV3_pseudomolecules_assembly, whole genome shotgun sequence.
ATGGTTGTGTTGGAGTTACTATCTCTAGCTACTACATCATGGAATGAGGCCcaagtgcaaactgtttttctgcCAATTGATGCTAATGCAATTATGAGAATTCCTATTTGCATGCGCAATATATAGGAATTTTGGTCTTGGTACTCGGACAAGAAGGGAAGGTTTAGTGTTAGTTCGACATATAAATTCCTGCTTAAAACAAAGTTGCACAGGGAGGAGTGGCTACAAGGTAGAAGCGGGTTGCACTTTTTTGAGAGAGATGAAAAATCCTGGAGCTCCTTGTGGAAGCTTAATGTACCATCAAAGATGAGGATGTTCTTATGGAGACTCGCTCACCATTCGCTACCGACAACACATGTCTTGAAGATACGAAATTTGGCACTACAAGATGCTTTCCCATTATGTGGATTTGAGGACTCATGGCGACATGCTCTTGTGTCGTGCACTATGTATAGGTGCGTTTGGGCACTGCCCAATGAAACGATCGTCTCGAGTTTGACAGATAACATGGAAGCCAATGCGGGAATTCAGATGTTTGAGCTGAACGATGCGTTGAATCATGCGAGCTTCACAATGATGGCTGTTATTATTTGGTCCATATGGTATGGATAGGTAAAGCAACCTATGAATAAATATTTCAAAGTCTTAAGTAGACTATCTCTTTTATGAATAATTTTATTGCAGAACCGAGGCAGTTGATAGTGAGGCAAGAGCGTCATGTGGAAAATGGAACACCATCAGCACAACCAGAACGATGGCTACCACCTCCTAGTGGTGCCGTGAAGATGAACATAGACGGGGTTGTTGCTAGATCCCATCATGGAGGAGTTGTTACTACCGTGTGTCGAGACCATGCTGGCTTATATTTGGGATCATCGCCAGTAGTTTTCAAGGGAATAAATTCTCCCTTGATTCTGGAGACACACACTTGCCAAGAAGCTTTGACATTCATGAATGATCTAGCTCCTAAGAACATTTGTGTGGCTTCGGATTGCGAGGAGGCGGTTAACAATATAAACTAGGGACACGAGGTCCTAATGTTGCAGTAGTACATGAAATAACGAGTCACTGtaatatttttatttcttgctCCTTAATTCATGAGTATCCAGGATGGGAATGGGCCGGCCCGGACCTGACCTTGGACCCGACTCGTGTGACCCTAAGGCCAATTTGTGAGGCCACAGTTTGACCCATATAAATAATAGTCAATGGCTTTGTTGGACCGATGAGTATCTCGGGTCGACCTAAACTCTTACTTTATATTTCTTTGTGGATAAATGAGATATTAAAATTAGTCACGATTTTGGAATTTAACTAGTGTAAGAATTAATAAGATTTCTAATACATGGTTAATTGAAAAAAATCAAGCGATTTGCTTGTGATTTTGTAAATGCAGATCTTGCTGAAACATACCAAAACTATTTTGTTGTTCATATACATGAGAATTTGCCAAAAAATATATGACACACTTCGTCGTAAAATCGGGTCGTACGACAACACTCGCTTGACAAAGATTGCAACTACTATGAGATAGGAGTATAATACTTTATAATGAGTCAACCCGATTGACCCAATGGATCACTCGATGCCGGCTGTGTTGACTCAAATCTCATTTGAGGCCGGCCCACATAATCCATTGGCTTCGATTTTTTTGGGTCGGGTCAACGACCCGGCGAGCTGACCCGGCCCATTCCCATCCTGAATGAGCATAGGAACTTTAATTACGAGGCTCATAATCTCTTCAAGTTTACTTGTAATCTAGATATGGGCACACATGTTTGGTTGGGCTATCCTTCATGACTCAAACCATGTAtccatttcttttcttttgctttggaTGAATAAAGTCAGTATGATTAAAAAAAAACTGTcactttaaaaaaatgaaaactgTCACTTCTCTTTTGACCAGAGACAAAACTTCCGGTCTGGTTGTCTTCCCCAATGGAGTTACCATTGTGGAAGGGCGCGAGCCAATAGGAAGCCGCGATCCAGCCAATATGACATCGACAAAAAAAACTGTGTGCAGATCCACGATAAACACACAGGTTGTGTTGCCGTACTTCTCAGTATTTCTCCCAGTTTAGATCTGCGTTTCGCTTTCGCTGCTCCCCTTCGATCCCCAATAAGGCCGGCAGCATGGAGGAGACGCCGCCGCAGCCTCAGGCGGCCCACGCATCTCCTCCGTTCCCGGCGATCTTCACCCCTCCGAGCGCTCTCTCCTCGACGACTCTGCGGGGCAGCCCCACCGTCCCCAGCCCCGCGCACTTCAGCACGCCACCGGGCCCGCCCGTCTTCTCCTCGCCGCTGCGCCCCGCCGCCGTGCCATTCCGCACCACCCCGGTCTCCCCTCAGGCGGTACCCTtcgcctcccgcaccgcctcctCATCGTCCTCCGTCTCCCTCCCCACATCCTCCGCGCCGCAcacccctcacggcgcggccactcCTCACGGCCACGTGCCCTCCGCGGCGCCGTCTCTCGAGGACTCCAGCATCGACTCCCCATATGTCCTCTTCTCTGCCCGCAAGGTACGCGTCGCTCGTACCTTACCGCAGTAATGTCTGCACATCTCGTATAACTCAATTATGCATGCGCTAGTCGAGTTGTGAATTACGCTTGGTTTTCTGATGCGAATCGTGTTTAGTGCATAGGCATGTGCAAATTCTGCAGCTTGTCCCCTCCGAAAAGCTGTGCATCATTTAGTTAGCGTTTTTTTTAGAGTGAATTCCACTTTTTACCCTGCAGTTGTACATTTGTGACACTAATTACCCTACCGAGTGGAAATTCATCTAGAATAACCCTTTTGGAAgctttgaatccttgttttctgatGTGTGTCCATCATGCAAGTGTGAGATGACGCCGGGGgtccaaatatatgtggacgatgaCAAGGAATGGAACAAATGGATAAGAGAAGTCTGGACATGATCGTCAATGATGCCCTCCAATCTTTACATATTTTTTTATGAATCATTGCCGCAACATGAGATCCTATCTAACATAAACAAGGGAAGTGCAAAACCGGGGAAAAACCATGCTAATAATTTCCAAAATCTGATATTTCGATGGAAGTTCCACTAAGTGTGGTAATATCTGTCACAAATGTACAACTATAGGGTAAAAAGTGGAATTCACTCTTTTTTTTTACTTGTAGGTCCTGAAGCAGAAGAAACTGCTGAATGCCCCTAGCTTGGGGTTCGGAGCTCTTGTTTCACCAGGGAGGGAAGTATCACCAGGTCCTGAAGCCTTGGAGCGTGATCCGTGCCGTTGCCTCAGCTGTGGGGCTTATGTGAATTTGTACTGTGACGTGTTGATTGGCTCTGGACAATGGCAGTGTGTCATCTGCAAGAAGCTGAACAGCAGTGAGGGGGAATTCATGGTCTCCAGCAAGCAGGACCTGGTTCAGTGGCCAGAGCTCGTGTCCTCGGCTGTCGATTATGTGCACCCAGGGAATAGGCGGTCAGGCTTGTTCCCGGTGTCCGTCTCTAGGGTCTCTGGCCCCATTTTTGTTCTCATAGATGAATGTCTTGATGAGGCGCACCTGCAGCATCTACAGGGCTCCTTGCATGCATTTGTGGATTCACTCCCTCCTACAGCAAGGATTGGGATCATCTCCTATGGTAGAACTGTCTCTGTGTATGATTTTTCGGAAGGGGCGGCAGTGTCAGCGGATGTGCTACCCGGTAATAAGTCGCTTACCCAAGAGTCATTGAAGGTGCTAATATACGGGACAGGGGTGTACTTGTCTCCTATACATGCTTCGCTGCCTGTTGCACACACAATATTCTCATCTCTGAGACCCTATCAGTTAAGTGTGGCGGAAGTGTCGAGGGACCGATGCCTTGGTGCAGCGGTGGAGGTTGCCCTTGGTATTATTCAAGGGCCGTCAGCGGAGTTGTCTCGTGGAATCATCAAGAGATCAGGAGGCAACTGCAGGATCTTGGTGTGTGCTGGTGGCCCCAACACGTTTGGACCAGGATCAACACCTTATTCTGTTCAACACCCAAACTATGCTTACCTGGAGAAGACAGGTATGAAGTACATGGAGAGTCTTGGTCATGAAGCACAGAGACACAGTACCATCGTTGACATTCTTTGTGCTGGAACATGCCCTGTGAGGGTTCCTGTTCTGCAGCCACTGGCAAAGTGTTCTGGTGGTGTGCTTTTACTTCATGATGATTTTGGAGAGGCCTTTGGGGTCAACTTGCAGAGGGCTTCAACCAAAGCAGCTGGCTCTCATGGCTTATTTGAGATTAGATGTTCAGATGGTATGCTTGTCACTCAAGTAATTGGCCCTGGTGAAGAGGCTTCTCCTGATTCTCATGAAACATTCAAGCATGATACTTCATTTTGTATCCAGATGCATATTGTTGAGGGGACACAGAGTTTTTCGGTGTCTATGGAGACAAAGGCTGatatcaagaatgaatttgtttaCTTCCAGTTTGCAGTCCGTTACTCTAATATGTACCAAACAGAAAGCACAAGGGTGATCACTAGCAGGCTGCAAACGGTTGATGGTTTGTCTGCATATCTGTCAAGTGTGCAAGAAGATGTAGCTTCAGTAATCATTGGTAAGAGAACTGTCTTGCGCGCCAGGACTGCCTCCGATGCTCTTGACATGAGGCTCACAATTGATGAAAGAATTAAGGACATAGCTCTCAAATTTGGTACCCAGGTTCCAAAATCAAAGCTTTATCGATTCCCAAAAGAGCTGTCATCACTCCCTGAGTGTTTGTTTCATTTGAGAAGGGGGCCACTCTTAGGTAGCATAATAGGACATGAAGATGAGAGATCagttttgaggagtttgttcttgAATGCATCATTTGACCTCTCGCTCCGTATGATTGCACCTCGCTGTATAATGCATCGAGAAGGTGGCACATTTGAGGAGCTGCCAGCGTATGATCTGACCATGCAATCTAATTGTGCAGtggtactggatcatggaacagaTATTTTCATCTGGTTGGTAAGTCACCATCtatcttctctctctccctccccagtCCAAATAAGGGAGTCACCTATATGGTCTGTCTCTTTACAACATTATCTCAGTGCTGTAGCTGCCTATTAAACTTACTCCATTCACCTTTGTTTTCTTttcaacattcttgacataatatGTTTTTTCACGGGTGTTGTCTTTTGGATGAAATGTTTTGGCTTTGGAATTGTAGCTGTTGAACATGACTTTGTTCTTGATTGCTAGTATATTTGAATAGGAGGTGACTTCCTTTTtgcaaggaaaaaaaagaagaaggatggggTTTTAGCAGTAGCATGTTTGCAAAAACTAACTTGTTTCCAGGATCGTGAGCTTATGTAATAATCATAAAGATTTTGCAAGAAATATAGTGAATGGAGTTCGGAAGCTGAATTTATTGGAACTATTAAATTTTCAATAGGGGCCAGTGGATGGTTAGAAGGAATATAGACGTCTCAGGAATGTATGTGTGTAAATGATGCTAATACTTGATATACCAGGAAGATGTCACATTTTGCTCATTTACTTGACACATAAATGGGTGTTGAATTATCATTATGCAATGGCTATTTTGGTTGTTCATCATAATGTTGCTATCAAAGAGTAATATTTCCTGAGGTGCACTTTCTTATGTGTGTCATCAGGGTGCCGAACTAGCAACCCAAGAAGGACAAACTGCAGCAGCTTTGGCAGCATGTCGTACACTGGCAGAAGAGCTGAGCGAACTCCGTTTTCCAGCTCCCAGGATACTTTCATTCAGAGTCAGTTTCCCTGTTCCCAACCTTCACTTTGGTTTCCAAAATTCAAACTGCTTTCCTTCCCTTTCTCTTATCAACTCTTCTGCATGCCTTTGCTATCATCATagtatcatactccctccgtcccaaaataactgtctcaactttatactaattctagtacaaatttgtattaagcttaagacagttattttaggacggagggagtatctgatATAGCCCATGTGTTGTTAGATTACATACTATACACAGAAAAAATTGGCAATCAACATCTTTTCAGTTATGGTGTTCAGTACAATTCTGTAATTTGCTTTGAAGTGCTTGATATGCCCTTTGTTTTGTATACACCCCTTGTTTTGATTCCAAATCAGTCTGACAGTagtaccaaattcattaactgtgCAACTATCATGAAACACGACTTGCACAATCTACATGCTTTGTTTTGCTCACTAcctttttttgttcttgttggtgttctgGTGCAGGAAGGGAGCTCTCAGGCTAGATACTTCGTCTCACGCCTGATCCCAGCTCACAAGGACCCTACTTATGAGCAGGTAATGATTCTCTTAACCCTAGCAGTGACATTCTGGTTCGCATGCATTCATCCCTGCTGGGTTATTTCGCTGATAGTTCTTACGGCAGCTAGATTCACGGTCACTGATAAACAAAATCGTGAGCAAGGCTATAATTGTTAACATGAGATTTGCATGTTTCAGGAGTCGAGATTTCCTCAGCTACAGACCCTTGCTCCTGAACTGAGGACCAGGCTAAAGAGCAGCTTCATCCACTTTGATGACCCTAGCTTTTGCGAGTGGATGCGCAGCCTCAGATTGGTCCCGCCGGAACCAAGCTAATGCAAATAGTTGGATGAGTGCAATCAGAAACGATTGTGGATAGCCGAGGTTTGGCTTCTAACGGAGCTGCCAAAAGAAATCTGAAAGGTTTGCGAGGTAACGCCCAAGGCCTAAACACTTGTTTGGGTTGATGAAGCGACAATTAGTGTGCAGGAAGCAAATGAGAAAGGGACTTCTTTTTTACAGCGAAGCTGTATAATATTACCTGATTATTTTCTCTGACGTGGTCGCGTAAATGCATTATCTCTTGCCACACAGGCACACAGAATTTTACACAGTAAGAGCATCGCTTACTTTCTCCTGCCTTTGAAGAGTTTGTTATATGCCACATAATACAAGTCTGGCTTGGCCATTCATTTGATTCCTTTTACTCCTCCAGGCGAATCCCAATTTTCCATTTATACGACATTTTTTTGTTGAGAAATTCCGTTTATACAATCAGATATACTACATTTAAACAGTATTGCTTAGTGTTACAGCCTTACATTTGCTCTTGATTTGTGGTCGTAAGTGATATTGTGAAAAATGAAGGAGTGATCTCGTGCGCAGTTGCCGATGGTATCGTGAAAAATGGATGAAGTGATTTTGCACGAAGCTGATAAGTACTAAGGAGGTGTTTGTTTCCATGAATGGTAACATAAACATAAATGGAAACTGATTATACACTGTAACAACACTGGAATGGACAAATACCATTCTGTTTGGTTCTGCAGTGTAAGGCGCTGATTGGATTGTCGTTTCTTAGCGCTAAACCCCTGTAAAATTTACACACCTCTCTCCGTCGTTTTGTTTAGCAGCTGAGAATAGTGCGTGACCAGTAATTTAATACCTCATCAGTGTTTGGTTTGGCACAGTAACAACAAACATTTTTTCCACGCACAGAACATAACACAAGCTTTCACACAATTTGCAAGTGTTTCACCAGCACAATTTCAAATTCATCTAACAAGGAAataatttaaaaatatttttgcattcaTCCAATGCAAAGACATCTTTCAACAAGAATTTGGCTGAACTTTAATGCCATTACACATTCTTAAAATGCATATTAAGCCATGGATACAAACCCAAAATTCAACGGCGCACTTTGAAATAAACTACATAACTAGTCTGTAAAATTGTTTTTATACGATAAATAAAAAGGCTAAGTTCACGATCTTGAAAGCAGCTTTTCATCGATCCTCATCTTCTAAGGCACACCATTGGACACATTTTCTAATCAACCTTGCTTATTTTTTATTTGCCAATAAGCAAGAGTTAAAATAAGAATAATACAAGAGAAATATACCAACAATAAGAGGTGCACATAGATAGCTCACATTTCGCAATAGAATAAACTAGAAAGATCAAAAAGAGGTGCGTCACCTCACCAAGCATAAGCAACAAATGCAGATACGAGCATGACTTTCCCAACAAATGCATATACTAACAGGATTTTCCCAACAAATGCATGCACAAGCGGCAATATTTGTGCCATAACGAGTGTGGATGTACTAATATAAATTGGATATTTGTGCCATAACAAGCCCAGTGAAAATGATTGTTCTTTCTCATCAACCAAGCATATTTCTCTCATCTCCTAATAAGCATGAGTTGGATAAATATAAATCAACCCTTCAATAACATATATGGACAAATATAAATTGAAGTGTTGAAATGCAAGAACAATGAACAAGTATGGGATCTGCTCCATGCTTTTCAACACTTTTGGCAAATATATAACAATAGTAAAATGAGGTGGGTTTTATACACACCAGTCATGCCACACCATTAATGGAGAAGGGCCTTCTTTCCCATTAACCTTGCTTCTTTCTTTCATCTGCCAATGAGCAGCCAATAAGGACGAGTTAGGTATAAGGAAAAAACACATATGAAACTGCATCACAAGATAGCACATATTATCAAAGCTGATAATGTAAACTGGAGAGCTTAGAAAAAGGGATACCTGAGAGCATTTTGAGGACGAAGTCCCTCCTAAGGATTTCTAGAAGGACAAGTATCATGTTCATGTGTTCTGGAGCTTTAGCAAATATAGTTGCAGCTTCAACGATCTCCCTCTCAGTGAATGCAAGTCTAGGTAATTCACTAATTGCCTTTTCTCTTGAGGGTCCTCTTGGACTGTTCCTCATGCCATTGCTGTTGAAAATGTTGTTGCCATTGTACCAACATGTTGTGTCACACTGTTTAGCTGGCTCTTGACATCTTGAAGCATGGCTGCAAAAGGATCGCTTGGTCCCGTCGCCCTCTTTGGCCTTGGCTCCTTCTTTTGCCTCTTAGAACTAGTTGTATCAACAGAGCAAG
Coding sequences within:
- the LOC123443637 gene encoding protein transport protein SEC23-1, producing MEETPPQPQAAHASPPFPAIFTPPSALSSTTLRGSPTVPSPAHFSTPPGPPVFSSPLRPAAVPFRTTPVSPQAVPFASRTASSSSSVSLPTSSAPHTPHGAATPHGHVPSAAPSLEDSSIDSPYVLFSARKVLKQKKLLNAPSLGFGALVSPGREVSPGPEALERDPCRCLSCGAYVNLYCDVLIGSGQWQCVICKKLNSSEGEFMVSSKQDLVQWPELVSSAVDYVHPGNRRSGLFPVSVSRVSGPIFVLIDECLDEAHLQHLQGSLHAFVDSLPPTARIGIISYGRTVSVYDFSEGAAVSADVLPGNKSLTQESLKVLIYGTGVYLSPIHASLPVAHTIFSSLRPYQLSVAEVSRDRCLGAAVEVALGIIQGPSAELSRGIIKRSGGNCRILVCAGGPNTFGPGSTPYSVQHPNYAYLEKTGMKYMESLGHEAQRHSTIVDILCAGTCPVRVPVLQPLAKCSGGVLLLHDDFGEAFGVNLQRASTKAAGSHGLFEIRCSDGMLVTQVIGPGEEASPDSHETFKHDTSFCIQMHIVEGTQSFSVSMETKADIKNEFVYFQFAVRYSNMYQTESTRVITSRLQTVDGLSAYLSSVQEDVASVIIGKRTVLRARTASDALDMRLTIDERIKDIALKFGTQVPKSKLYRFPKELSSLPECLFHLRRGPLLGSIIGHEDERSVLRSLFLNASFDLSLRMIAPRCIMHREGGTFEELPAYDLTMQSNCAVVLDHGTDIFIWLGAELATQEGQTAAALAACRTLAEELSELRFPAPRILSFREGSSQARYFVSRLIPAHKDPTYEQESRFPQLQTLAPELRTRLKSSFIHFDDPSFCEWMRSLRLVPPEPS